The following proteins come from a genomic window of Henningerozyma blattae CBS 6284 chromosome 4, complete genome:
- the COX10 gene encoding protoheme IX farnesyltransferase (similar to Saccharomyces cerevisiae COX10 (YPL172C); ancestral locus Anc_8.710) encodes MLKPPPSYTISFQLTRICHQQVKISSSILNLNVSRRYLSSSRDSTTDFDFTSNIQLVPRWKNIKSKLAQTATTALSCTSEVSQNSPIYQNLPFKATPKVNSTNLKSALKGKDWLSTYFQLTKPHLTFLVMLSSICSYALSPYTADLTQLIALTVGTTLCSGSANAINMGREPSFDRQMTRTAMRPVARGALSSKQAFKFAAGCGTMGGAILLAGVNPVVSLLGVSNIALYGWLYTSLKRTSILNTWVGGLVGAIPPLMGWAAAANMPALSLLDPGCWCLAGLLYAWQFPHFNTLSHGIREQYRKAGYIMTAWKKPLLNARVAARYSLLMFPLCFGLTWYGVTDQWFPWDSGLVNGWLAFWSCRFYWQQRKVILGKYKGKNLEEAIIKVNKYAKKGFWCSIVQLPLVLILAIIHKKGRWDGVFE; translated from the coding sequence ATGCTCAAGCCACCACCTTCATATACTATAAGTTTTCAATTGACGCGAATATGTCACCAGCAAGTAAAAATTTCCTCATCAATCCTTAATCTTAATGTATCAAGAAGATATTTGTCATCTTCAAGGGATTCAACTAcagattttgattttacatcaaatattcaattagtTCCTCGttggaaaaatataaaaagtaaACTAGCACAAACTGCAACTACTGCATTATCCTGTACCAGTGAAGTTTCTCAAAATTCACCAATATATCAGAATTTACCCTTCAAAGCAACACCAAAAGTTAATTCtactaatttaaaatctgCATTAAAAGGAAAAGACTGGTTATCGACATATTTTCAACTAACAAAACCACATTTGACATTTTTAGTAATGTTGAGTAGTATATGTAGTTATGCTCTTTCACCATATACTGCTGATTTAACACAACTTATAGCTTTAACGGTTGGAACAACACTATGTTCGGGTAGCGCAAATGCTATTAATATGGGTAGGGAACCTTCTTTCGATAGGCAGATGACCAGAACGGCAATGCGTCCTGTAGCTCGTGGCGCATTATCATCAAAACAAGCTTTTAAATTTGCTGCAGGTTGTGGAACTATGGGTGGAGCTATACTTTTAGCAGGCGTTAATCCAGTAGTAAGCTTATTAGGTGTTAGCAACATTGCATTATATGGTTGGCTATATACTTCATTAAAGAGAacttcaatattaaatacttGGGTAGGTGGCTTGGTAGGAGCAATCCCACCTTTGATGGGGTGGGCAGCTGCAGCAAATATGCCTGCATTATCTCTTTTAGATCCAGGGTGTTGGTGTCTAGCAGGTTTATTATATGCTTGGCAATTCCCACATTTTAATACTTTGAGCCATGGAATTCGTGAACAATATCGTAAAGCAGGGTATATTATGACAGCTTGGAAAAAACCACTCTTAAATGCAAGAGTTGCTGCCCGTTATTCTCTTCTAATGTTTCCGTTATGTTTTGGTTTAACATGGTATGGGGTTACTGATCAATGGTTCCCATGGGATTCAGGTTTGGTAAATGGCTGGCTAGCATTTTGGTCTTGCCGTTTCTATTGGCAACAAAGAAAAGTTATTCTTGGCAAGTATAAAGGTAAAAACTTAGAAGAAGCTATTATTAAAGTCAATAAATATGCCAAGAAGGGTTTCTGGTGTAGTATAGTTCAACTACCACTGGTACTGATTTTGGCAATCATTCATAAAAAAGGTAGATGGGATGGcgtttttgaataa
- the GCD1 gene encoding translation initiation factor eIF2B subunit gamma (similar to Saccharomyces cerevisiae GCD1 (YOR260W); ancestral locus Anc_8.709), giving the protein MRIQAFIFCGRGRNLSPFTTNTNSSIESNDIESTNKLGNDGTVTYPKALLPVGNRAMIEYVLDWCDQADFKEINIVATADEIDIIQSYLKKKFLKLREQEFDVISKVVSQSNHTHHLRTPAPINFIISKASTTGESLSNEIIDKINGDFVILPCDFITDIPPQVLIDQYRNRDENNLALSIYYTKSKEHIDKKQKTNKEFFTIYSENENSDKQPVLLDCYSKEGVTRDKYLQIRTHLLWNYPNCIVSTKLLNSFIYFCSFELCKLMRKNQQLAVKKSNNKHKPNELSSIDDDDDDNDNKEETDYTMIKTRYFNTSNQLINDPINFNKSLSKIFRDLARRSWKHSKPRETISMFIIPENITTFIRSNNLNSYMEANRYILKLKSRNKTFSSNTNSSGAVIGIDSLVDDSCKIMEKSNIKMSAINTKSSIGNRCRITGSIIFNNTTIEDEVILENVIIGPNAKIGKKTKLTNCYVEGQFIVNDKTAIKGETLKKLYFENGENDNDQEGGEKDSDYDDDDDDDDDDESDSEEEFYEDDDFEDDGLFER; this is encoded by the coding sequence ATGAGGATCCAAGCTTTCATATTCTGTGGTAGAGGGAGAAATCTATCTCCATTTACAACTAACACGAATAGTTCTATTGAAAGCAATGACATTGAGAGTACTAATAAGCTAGGAAATGATGGAACCGTTACATATCCAAAGGCATTATTACCAGTTGGTAATAGAGCTATGATTGAATATGTGTTAGATTGGTGTGATCAAGctgattttaaagaaattaacaTTGTAGCAACAGCTgatgaaattgatattattcaatcttatctaaagaaaaaattcttgaaattGAGAGAACAAGAATTTGATGTTATTAGTAAGGTTGTTAGTCAATCCAATCACACACACCACTTACGCACACCAGCTCCGatcaattttatcatttcaAAGGCTTCCACAACTGGTGAAAGTTTGtctaatgaaattatcGACAAAATTAACGGTGATTTTGTAATCTTACCATGTGATTTTATCACCGATATTCCACCTCAAGTTTTAATTGACCAATATCGTAATAGAGATGAAAATAATCTTGCGTTATCTATTTATTATACTAAATCAAAGGAGCATATTGATAAGAAgcaaaaaacaaataaagagttttttaccatttacagtgaaaatgaaaattctgATAAGCAGCCTGTATTACTAGATTGTTATTCTAAAGAGGGAGTAACAAgagataaatatttacagaTCAGAACTCATTTGTTATGGAATTATCCAAATTGTATTGTTTcaacaaaattattgaattcttTCATTTACTTCTGTTCTTTCGAATTATGTAAACTGATGAGAAAAAACCAACAATTAGCTGTTAAGAAGAGCAATAATAAACATAAACCAAATGAATTATCTAGcattgatgatgatgatgatgataatgataataaagaagaaacagATTACACTATGATAAAGACACGGTATTTTAATACAAGTAACCAATTAATCAATGATCCAATcaactttaataaatctttatctaaaattttCAGAGATTTAGCTAGAAGGTCTTGGAAACATTCAAAACCAAGAGAAACAATCAGTATGTTCATTATTCCTGAAAACATTACAACATTCATTAGAtccaataatttgaattcttaTATGGAAGCTAAcagatatatattaaaattaaaaagtcGTAACAAAACATTTAGCTCTAATACAAACTCATCGGGTGCTGTCATTGGTATTGATTCTTTGGTCGACGACTCATGTAAAATTATGGAaaaatctaatattaaaatgaGTGCTATAAATACTAAATCATCTATTGGTAACCGTTGCCGTATTACTGGCTCTAtcatattcaataatactACAATCGAAGATGAAGttatattagaaaatgtaATTATTGGTCCAAATGCTAAAATTGGTAAAAAGACAAAGTTAACTAATTGTTATGTTGAAGGTCAATTTATAGTTAATGACAAGACTGCTATCAAAGGTGAGactttaaagaaattatactTTGAAAATggtgaaaatgataatgacCAAGAAGGTGGTGAGAAAGATAGTGActatgatgatgatgatgatgatgatgacgacGACGAGAGTGATagtgaagaagaattttatGAGGACGATGATTTTGAGGATGATGGTTTATTTGAACGTTAA
- the RPT4 gene encoding proteasome regulatory particle base subunit RPT4 (similar to Saccharomyces cerevisiae RPT4 (YOR259C); ancestral locus Anc_8.708), giving the protein MAALEQDGNTNDSNNNNNSNEGGNNNPQADISQSQDETNNEIPQVEEPQPPIDPEKEAYNKALSGFKNKLLEHRRYDDQLKQRRQHIRDLEKQYEKTEDDIKALQSIGQLIGEVMKELSEEKYIVKASSGPRYIVGVRNSVDRSRLKKGVRVTLDITTLTIMRILPRETDPLVYNMTAFEQGEISFDGIGGLTEQIRELREVIELPLKNPEIFERVGIKPPKGVLLYGPPGTGKTLLAKAVAATIGANFIFSPASGIVDKYIGESARIIREMFAYAKEHEPCIIFMDEIDAIGGRRFSEGTSADREIQRTLMELLSQMDGFDNLGQTKIIMATNRPDTLDPALLRPGRLDRKIEIPLPNEAGRLDIFKIHTSKVKKVGEFDFEAAVKMSDGFNGADIRNCVTEAGFFAIRDDRDHIIPEDLMKAVRKVSEVKKLEGSLEYKKL; this is encoded by the coding sequence ATGGCAGCCTTGGAACAAGACGGTAATACAAACGacagcaataataataataactcaAATGAGGGaggaaataataatccacAAGCTGATATATCTCAATCCCAGGATGaaactaataatgaaataccTCAAGTAGAAGAACCACAACCTCCAATCGATCCAGAGAAAGAGGCTTACAATAAGGCTCTATCTGGTtttaagaataaattattagaacaTAGAAGATATGATgatcaattaaaacaaCGTCGTCAGCATATACGAGATTTAGAAAAGCAATATGAGAAAACTGAAGACGATATTAAAGCTTTACAAAGTATTGGCCAATTAATTGGTGAAGTTATGAAAGAATTGtctgaagaaaaatatatcgtTAAAGCCTCTTCGGGGCCACGTTATATTGTTGGTGTTAGAAATTCTGTTGATCGTTCACGTTTAAAGAAGGGTGTTAGAGTCACTCTGGATATCACTACTTTAACAATTATGAGAATATTACCCCGTGAAACTGATCCATTGGTTTATAATATGACTGCATTTGAGCAAGgagaaatttcatttgatgGTATTGGTGGTTTAACTGAACAAATTAGGGAATTAAGAGAAGTAATTGAATTACCATTGAAGAACCcagaaatttttgaaaggGTTGGTATCAAGCCCCCAAAGGGTGTGTTATTATATGGTCCTCCAGGTACTGGTAAAACTTTATTGGCAAAAGCTGTTGCAGCTACTATTGGTgctaatttcattttctcGCCAGCTTCTGGTATCGTGGATAAATATATTGGTGAATCTGCCAGAATTATTAGAGAAATGTTTGCTTACGCAAAAGAGCATGAACCatgtattatatttatggACGAAATCGATGCTATTGGTGGTAGAAGATTTAGTGAAGGTACATCTGCTGATCGTGAAATTCAACGTACTTTAATGGAATTGTTATCACAAATGGATGGCTTTGACAATTTAGGGCAAACTAAGATTATTATGGCAACAAACAGACCAGATACTTTGGATCCAGCCTTATTAAGACCTGGTAGATTAgatagaaaaattgaaattccATTACCAAATGAAGCTGGTAGATTAGATATTTTCAAGATTCACACATCAAAAGTCAAAAAAGTTGGtgaatttgattttgaagcGGCTGTGAAGATGAGTGATGGTTTTAATGGTGCTGATATTAGAAACTGTGTAACAGAAGCTGGGTTTTTCGCTATCAGGGATGATCGTGATCACATTATACCTGAAGATTTAATGAAAGCAGTAAGAAAAGTTTCGGAAGTAAAGAAACTAGAAGGTTCTCTGGAATACAAGAAATTATAA
- the SPT14 gene encoding phosphatidylinositol N-acetylglucosaminyltransferase SPT14 (similar to Saccharomyces cerevisiae SPT14 (YPL175W); ancestral locus Anc_8.703): MPYNIAMICDFFYPQLGGVEFHIYHVAQKLMQLGHSVIIITHAYQDRIGIRYLTNGLKVYHVPFLVLVRSTTFPTIFSSFPIIRNILIREQIQIVHSHGSVSTLAHESIVHANTMGLRTVFTDHSLYGFRSLGSILVNKLLTFTLTNIDRVICVSNTCKENMIIRTNLEPEKVSVIPNAVISQDFKPREMSEKKDYSKSITIVVIGRLFPNKGADLLTKLIPKICNAHPEIKFIVAGDGPRFVNFQQMIEIFRLQKRVELLGSVPHENVRDVMCKGDIYLHASLTEAFGTVLVEAASCGLLIVTTTVGGIPEVLPSHMTVFAHETSVSSLFNATNKAIESLRSGEIDTTTFHSDVAQFYNWLDVAERTVTVYDEIFKKSNINDKNWIYMLKRYYYRDKQWSRRLYTLCAVVEYMLCIFLDWFYPRNQIDLAIKWPCHSQNTPSSQNSS; encoded by the coding sequence ATGCCTTACAATATTGCTATGATATGTGATTTCTTCTACCCTCAACTTGGTGGGGTAgaatttcatatttatcATGTAGCTCAAAAGTTAATGCAACTGGGCCATTCAGTCATCATAATAACTCACGCATACCAAGATCGAATTGGTATTAGATATTTAACTAATGGATTGAAAGTTTACCATGTACCCTTTTTAGTTCTTGTAAGATCAACTACTTTTCCTACAATATTCTCAAGTTTCCCCatcattagaaatattttaattagggaacaaattcaaattgtaCATTCTCATGGCAGCGTTTCTACTTTAGCACATGAATCCATTGTACATGCCAACACAATGGGATTAAGAACTGTGTTTACTGATCACTCCCTATATGGGTTTAGATCATTAGGATCAATTTtagttaataaattattaactttTACATTGACAAATATTGATCGAGTTATTTGCGTTTCAAATACATGTAAGgaaaatatgattatacGAACAAATTTAGAACCTGAAAAGGTCTCTGTTATACCGAATGCTGTAATAAGTCAAGATTTTAAACCAAGAGAAATgtctgaaaaaaaagattattcGAAGAGTATAACTATTGTAGTTATTGGTAGGTTATTCCCAAATAAAGGGGCCGATCTTTTAACAAAATTGATTCCAAAAATATGCAATGCTCATCcagaaattaaattcattgTTGCTGGAGATGGTCCAAgatttgtaaattttcaGCAAAtgattgaaatttttagattACAGAAAAGAGTAGAGTTATTAGGTTCTGTACCACATGAAAATGTTAGAGATGTTATGTGTAAGGgtgatatttatttacatgCAAGTTTAACAGAAGCATTCGGCACTGTATTGGTGGAAGCTGCATCATGTGGCTTATTAATTGTAACTACAACAGTTGGTGGTATACCAGAGGTTCTCCCGAGTCATATGACTGTATTTGCTCATGAAACATCAGTATCTAGTCTGTTTAATGCTACAAACAAGGCAATCGAGAGTTTAAGATCTGGAGAAATCGACACCACAACATTTCATAGTGATGTTGCacaattttataattgGTTAGATGTCGCAGAAAGAACGGTTACTGTATatgatgaaatatttaagaaatctaatattaatgataaaaactGGATATATATGCTAAAACGTTATTATTATCGAGATAAACAATGGTCTAGAAGGTTATATACATTATGTGCAGTTGTTGAATATATGTTgtgtatatttttagattgGTTCTATCCACGAAATCAAATTGATTTGGCAATTAAATGGCCTTGCCATTCACAAAATACACCCTCTTCTCAAAATTCATCGTAA
- the TBLA0D01260 gene encoding uncharacterized protein (similar to Saccharomyces cerevisiae TRE2 (YOR256C) and TRE1 (YPL176C); ancestral locus Anc_8.702), with protein MGPIKNGVDDESLNENNVGSFDDQYIETENSSFSANANEPLLSDTNIVSNETQLPNEPPSYDDLENSGLNEFPMIDNPPEAYINRDGIREDTATTYEEMRCMMEDIMNDIEHNFISMLRNLRRNVMEPFLANVWVPFLTIREIINNKIDFQLNRIGDPTILRRFFYIILMSILTYFIITSGFLPNEHGKGNRGMFSDQPVLVEYAKRSIDFAKLERDLEYLSSMPHMSGTKGDGAIRNYIKESFDNNGLKIVNEDEYTVYTNYPGQVSMQVSFEDDDEIVKFNLTQENFNPLSINGELIHKPIIYVGYGSRDTYKELVKSNVITADDISNGYMVLMKYGKLLSEQILMAQEYGVVGIIFMTSKFKENRDLIQQESVGIPQYWVGDSLSPGWYGTVIKGLDIKESKTLPQLLTVPVSYSQGISILQSLNTKVKSDDGSHGIKLPEDKDEEDELFLYSGKLNRTYIDLNVNTTIRESHSIYNVLGKIEGKEQNDKAIIICASRNSINHGSSYPNFGTTILLSLVQLFEQMRYKYHWKPLRNIYFISFGGSEYNSAGATEFFEEKLAPLKDEIYSVIDISQLGLLSYSNRGHRNSNNDLHIETHPLLFRLFQGKQTNAMEKAKRNEHGKNSEVDGESYFHVQSELHDIYVTGVTSYGDWTPFLANGIPVTIFSHPQIKAKDVPVDTSLDTFEQLQAILQEKESREIVKDLVVYILETTLKLIDEPIIPFDLVEYFSYLKIKFKRLSKQIKKLEKSETNRKDLIRFDSVREKLKKWKLIQEEWCRWIDKWYDVVMEHDNGIEPSLLSVHRWAWNRKMSMIGKRQISPVGLTKGRSFYKNIVVGGELYAMNEAMESAGGNEKKFQEALEDSWLFPGVRDAISGEPDWVLAQEQIDIISDALELSAALFAEEINYRTG; from the coding sequence ATGGGACCTATAAAGAACGGGGTAGATGACGAATCACTGAATGAAAACAACGTTGGATCATTCGATGatcaatatattgaaaCTGAAAACAGTAGCTTCTCAGCTAATGCCAATGAACCTTTATTATCTGATACAAATATAGTCTCTAATGAAACACAGCTTCCCAATGAACCTCCATCTTATGATGACTTGGAAAATAGTGGCTTAAATGAATTTCCAATGATTGATAACCCTCCTGAAGCTTATATTAATAGAGATGGAATTAGAGAAGATACAGCAACTACTTATGAAGAAATGCGATGTATGATGGAAGATATAATGAATGATATTGAACACAATTTTATCAGCATGTTACGTAATTTGAGACGTAACGTTATGGAACCATTTCTTGCAAATGTTTGGGTACCATTTTTAACAATCCGAGaaatcatcaataataagATTGATTTTCAGCTTAATCGAATTGGAGATCCTACGATCTTACGtcgatttttttatattattttgatgtCTATTCtaacatattttattataacaAGTGGATTTCTACCTAATGAGCATGGTAAAGGTAATAGAGGGATGTTTTCAGATCAACCGGTTCTGGTAGAATATGCCAAACGATCTATTGATTTTGCTAAACTAGAAAGagatttagaatatttgaGTAGTATGCCTCATATGTCTGGTACAAAGGGAGATGGGGCTATACGAAATTATATAAAGGAatcttttgataataacGGGCTAAAAATTGTTAATGAAGATGAGTACACGGTATATACTAACTACCCGGGACAAGTATCAATGCAAGTGAGctttgaagatgatgatgaaattgtaaaatttaatttgacACAGGAAAATTTCAATCCTTTATCCATTAATGGTGAATTGATACATAAACCAATTATTTATGTTGGTTACGGTTCTAGAGATACCTATAAAGAATTGGTCAAATCTAATGTAATAACTGCGGATGATATTTCTAACGGGTATATGGTTCTTATGAAGTACGGTAAATTGCTTAGCGAACAAATCCTTATGGCTCAAGAGTATGGAGTTGTTGgtataatatttatgaCATCCAAATTTAAGGAGAACAGGGATCTAATTCAACAAGAATCTGTTGGAATACCACAATATTGGGTTGGAGACTCGCTGTCACCGGGATGGTATGGTACTGTTATCAAGGGTTTAGATATCAAAGAATCGAAAACATTACCACAACTTTTAACTGTCCCTGTTTCTTACTCTCAAGGGATCTCAATTTTACAAAGCTTAAATACAAAAGTGAAGTCAGACGACGGATCTCATGGCATAAAACTTCCTGAAGAcaaagatgaagaagatgaacTATTTCTTTATAGTGGAAAGTTGAATAGAACTTACATTGATTTAAATGTAAATACAACAATACGAGAGTCTCATTCCATATATAACGTTCTGGGTAAGATTGAAGGTAAAGAACAAAATGACAAAGCAATTATCATATGTGCATCACGTAACTCCATTAATCACGGCAGTTCTTATCCAAATTTTGGAACTACTATTCTACTTTCACTGgttcaattatttgaacAGATGAGATACAAATACCATTGGAAACCCTTGCGTAATATCTATTTCATTTCATTTGGTGGCAGTGAGTATAACTCTGCTGGGGCCACagaattttttgaagaaaagCTAGCCCCATTAAAGGACGAAATTTATTCTGTGATCGACATTTCCCAGTTGGGACTTTTGAGTTATTCCAATAGAGGTCATAGAAATAGCAACAATGATCTACATATAGAAACTCATCCGTTACTATTCAGACTATTCCAGGGCAAACAAACAAATGCAATGGAGAAAGCCAAACGTAATGAACATGGAAAGAATTCTGAAGTAGATGGTGAATCATATTTCCATGTGCAAAGTGAGCTACATGATATTTATGTTACTGGTGTGACAAGTTATGGTGATTGGACTCCCTTTTTAGCAAATGGGATTCCTGTGACCATCTTTTCACATCCTCAGATCAAGGCTAAAGATGTTCCAGTGGATACATCATTGGATACTTTTGAGCAATTGCAAGCAATATTACAAGAAAAGGAATCACGAGAAATTGTCAAGGATCTTGTGGTGTATATCTTAGAAACTACATTGAAGCTGATTGACGAGCCAATTATCCCCTTTGATCTTGTTGAATATTTCagttatttgaaaataaagttcAAACGTTTATCGAAACAGATTaagaaattagaaaaaagtGAAACTAATCGTAAGGATTTAATTCGATTTGATTCAGTACGtgagaaattaaagaaatggAAATTGATTCAAGAAGAATGGTGTAGATGGATTGATAAATGGTATGATGTTGTAATGGAACATGATAATGGGATAGAGCCTTCTTTGTTAAGTGTTCATCGCTGGGCGTGGAATAGAAAGATGAGTATGATAGGTAAAAGACAAATTAGCCCCGTAGGTCTTACTAAGGGGAGATCATTTTACAAGAACATTGTGGTAGGTGGAGAACTATATGCAATGAATGAGGCTATGGAAAGTGCTGGTGGTAATGAGaaaaaattccaagaaGCTCTTGAAGATTCTTGGTTATTCCCGGGAGTACGAGACGCCATAAGTGGAGAACCCGATTGGGTATTAGCACAAGAACAAATAGACATTATTTCAGATGCTCTAGAATTATCTGCAGCTTTATTTGCTGAAGAAATCAACTACAGAACTGGGTAG
- the TGS1 gene encoding RNA methyltransferase (similar to Saccharomyces cerevisiae TGS1 (YPL157W); ancestral locus Anc_8.680), which yields MGRSSSLKTARLSKKTKKLEKQKALKKKLKKISKTDGAEYSKQLKNFLNVNAKNHQNYYCKLIKYFKKDKYRVHPNQMKNTGITKENSNKLRKYWQNRYTLFTKMVDQPIYLTEELWYSVSPEKFAIFIAKFIKTCIPDGKNALDVFCGGGGNTIQLAKIFDKVYGIDNSIKHLYCTYKNSQTYNVENNTFLILGDWMKDKVREQFHYKRDQSKIKLDIIFASPPWGGPEYLKSSKYDLEKNLIPVGLTQLLQTLKECSDNIIIFLPKNSSLEQISQATRNVYGNESKCRVVYIKENGYMKGICAMWGDALINYYGETPEEKSAEQNQQVSYEIDG from the coding sequence ATGGGTCGAAGTAGTAGTTTAAAAACTGCACGTCTTAGTAAGAAGACTAAGAAACTAGAAAAACAGAAAGcattaaagaagaaattaaagaaaataagtAAAACGGATGGAGCTGAATATTCTaaacaattgaagaattttttaaatgtaaATGCCAAAAAccatcaaaattattattgtaaGCTGATAaagtattttaaaaaagataaatatcGTGTTCATCCTAATCAGATGAAAAACACTGGGATCACCAAAGAGAACTCAAATAAATTACGAAAATATTGGCAGAATAGATACACCTTATTCACAAAAATGGTTGATCAACCCATTTATTTAACCGAAGAGCTGTGGTATAGTGTATCACCCGAGAAGTTTGCTATTTTTATCGCTAAATTCATTAAGACATGCATACCTGACGGTAAAAATGCATTGGATGTATTTTGTGGAGGAGGTGGTAATACAATCCAACTTGCCAAGATATTTGATAAAGTCTACGGTATTGATAATTCGATTAAACATCTTTATTGTACATATAAAAATAGTCAGACTTATAAtgtagaaaataatacttttctaatattagGTGATTGGATGAAAGATAAAGTTCGTGAACAATTTCATTATAAGAGAGACCAATCCAAGATCAAGcttgatattatttttgcaTCGCCGCCATGGGGTGGAcctgaatatttaaaatcatcCAAATATGATTTAGAGAAGAACTTAATACCTGTAGGCTTGACACAATTATTACAAACTCTTAAAGAATGCAgtgataatattataattttccTACCGAAAAATAGTAGTCTAGAACAGATATCTCAAGCAACACGAAATGTGTATGGTAATGAAAGTAAATGCCGAGTCGtttatattaaagaaaatggaTACATGAAGGGGATCTGTGCGATGTGGGGGGATGCACTTATCAATTATTACGGGGAAACACCAGAAGAGAAATCGGCTGAACAAAATCAACAAGTTTCATATGAAATCGATggataa
- the TBLA0D01280 gene encoding uncharacterized protein (similar to Saccharomyces cerevisiae YPL162C; ancestral locus Anc_8.686): MILRTKDEESCQLLGPVSISIQLGMGAIAFSGLIIKRKYEHPRRKLIVWIYDISKQIIGALIIHFVNLFISLIKRRRMDMYLVFSNILFYDNTHNKLTGGGSNNDNDNDDDDDQCDWYFLNLLLDTTIGIPILWFLLNCIHYIFQYLNIKNIESGNYFPSLEDYDTNLIMHHTIAGNNIGMLGDDNCIITASTNNILHSRRPMFKAFLIQLSIYSSGLLLMKSVVFLILNYFEEFSYWFANLMLGWSDSWPNFQVFLVMFICPIVLNCFQILCIDSIIKLPTDHLNFDSIDTFEANSFPNDVTDCENLITTTTNNPQNINNLSNDYDVTSENHNHSDESPATQYSIDKMEETLSSQYGSIE; this comes from the coding sequence ATGATTCTTCGTACcaaagatgaagaaagtTGCCAATTATTAGGACCAGTTTCTATCTCAATACAATTGGGGATGGGTGCTATTGCATTTAGTGGATTGataattaaaagaaaatatgaaCATCCAAGAAGAAAACTGATTGTTTGGATTTATGATATTAGTAAGCAAATTATAGGTGCTTTAATTATACATTTtgttaatttattcattagtctaattaaaagaagaagaatggATATGTATCTGGTTTttagtaatattttattttacgATAATACACATAACAAATTAACAGGTGGTGGAAGCAATAATGACAacgataatgatgatgacgacGATCAATGTGACTggtattttttaaatttactaCTAGATACAACCATAGGGATTCCTATTCTTtggtttttattaaattgtattcattatatattccAATACTTaaacattaaaaatattgaaagtGGGAATTATTTCCCTTCGTTGGAAGACTATGAtactaatttaattatGCACCATACTATTGCAGGTAACAATATCGGAATGCTGGGCGACGATAATTGTATTATAACTGCCAgcacaaataatattctacATTCAAGACGTCCAATGTTTAAGGCATtcttaattcaattatccATTTACTCTAGTGGGTTACTACTAATGAAATCAgttgtatttttaatattaaattatttcgAAGAGTTTAGTTATTGGTTTGCTAATTTAATGCTAGGCTGGTCTGATAGTTGGCCAAATTTCCAGGTTTTTTTAGTAATGTTTATTTGCCccattgttttaaattgttttcaaattttatgTATCgatagtattattaaactaCCCACtgatcatttgaattttgataGTATTGATACATTTGAAGCTAATTCGTTCCCCAATGATGTGACTGATTGCGAAAATTTGATCACAACCACCACCAATAATCCTCAAAACATTAACAATCTATCTAATGATTATGATGTTACTTCAGAAAATCATAATCACTCAGACGAATCTCCAGCTACTCAATATTCCATTGATAAGATGGAAGAAACATTATCATCACAATACGGAAGTATAGAGTAG